The Vigna angularis cultivar LongXiaoDou No.4 chromosome 6, ASM1680809v1, whole genome shotgun sequence genome contains the following window.
ATAAGGAAATATTGCAGAAAATGCTCTAAAATAGAAGGCAAAACTCACTATGTCGGATTACTTTAATTCCGATTGCACCTTCAAGCATCCTAGCTTTTGAACCATCATGGTCATATTCATGAAGTCCTGATTCACAACAATAAAGCAGCAGAAAACAAATTAAGTGACACAGTGAACAACTTGTACCATAAAATTCAGAACATTTTCTAATTGCTTCAAGCTAGAATTACCAGCAGAGTTACTAAACACAGCAATATCATGACCAAATGCCAATTTACAACACTCCAATGAAGACGCAAGTGGTGGCCAGGGCTTCAAAGAGTAAGGAGCTGTAATAGTATTGTCTTTGTCAAAGACAACTCCCTTAAATCCCTTTTTGTGCAGCACAGCCCAATCAACGTACCGTATATCAGGAACAGAAATATGGGGCATTGCCAATTTTGGGTCTTTAAACATCACCATAGTTGAACATAGAATGGCCTCCAAGTTTATTCTTTGGCCAAGTGCTGCTTTCACATCTACCCACCACATGTTCGTGAAAAGGCTAGCCCTGTTATTGTCCTTGAATTCTCCTTGTTCGTCTACTTGATGATGGTAGTGGTTTCTTGTCCTTGGATGTTGATTATTGATGTCATCTGTGTCACTGTCAGGGAACAATTGTAGAAATAATAAGTGTTTGTGGTTCTGGTTTGAATTGGAATTGTGAACTGAACGGTTATTGCTTTCTTTCCCTTTGCTGCAATTGTGGGTCTGAGGAAGACTTAGGCCACATAAGTTTTTGAGGGAAATTTGGCTATCTGCATTGGCAAGTGATAGAGTCGTGAGTTTTCTCTTTTGTTGGGCATGATGATGGACGTTAAGATGGTTGGGAATGCGGTACCAACAACTTGGAAGCTGAGCAGCGACAGTAGTCAACagcattttattctttttcttgcttAACTAATGTCATGGCCACATGTTGCTACAGATGTATGCTTCAATCATTGCTACTTATATAATaagatcaaaacaaaattacGGTTTTTAATTAAAGATCAATAAATAGAAAATGTAACATCAATGGAAGTATAATGAAGATAAGCATCTTACATAAAAGATTCTAAATACAAGataatttgaaaaagtaaaatagtccACGAAAACACGGAGTCAAAAAGAATTAGTCATACAAATTAAAATGTTCTAGTcttctcataaaaaaaaagtctcaccttaaattattatcattcaTTGCTTCTAGGTGCAGTTGTTGCCAAAAGAATACTGAATGTCCAAAGGCAGAGTAGTTAAGTGTAATAATTATTGTACATGATTAGCAAGCTTGTTATGGTTAGTAACATATGACTACTAGAGTCCAATAAGAtctataaatagaattttttatttcacatcATTATCATTTTCAATGAGTTTAATATATTACCCTGTGAGTATTTTGAGCTCTTAATCTTTCTTATCAAAATGATCTTCATGTTGTTGATCCATGGCTTTGtcacaataataaaaaagcTCAACGCTAAAATACATTCTCTAGGTTATACACTATGTAAACAAAACCAAAGGCAAGATTCTTTTCCCCTTGGCAATAGATATTCTTACTAACTGGCATAACAATAAATCATTTGAGTTAATAATGAtgcaaaaatttaaaagaaaacacaaaaaatccACTCCGATCATGAACTATCTATTGCGTTTATTGGTGACAAGAAAAAGAAACCCTGAAAACTATCCTGGTGTGAACACCAGACACGTAACTCACTCTAGCACACAAAAGATTATCTGCCTCTGTATTTCTGGTAACACAACAATGTACAAAAGCATTCAAGGAAGCCTGTCTTCCTCCCCACATGATGCAATTTTCCGGTCCCAACTACAAAACAATACAACATGTCCCTTCAAGACACTCATTCCCCTTATATAGGTAATTCCTAAAACAACCACCCAAACATAACTGCCTAACCAACTTCCCCCGTCCGTCCCACCTTATGTCCTGTTTTTGTCCCCTTTTTTCCTGACATAAACCCTTAAGACCCATTCATTACTCGCTGACCTCTAAACAAtcttgtcctcaaggtgaaaaTCTGAGAATTGATCCTTCATGGTTGCCACATTCTATCCTCCTTCCTGCCATTTGATGAGCACTTGGGGCACTTGTTCTCCTTGGACCTACACCGTCCTTCATTCTAACACCTTGAGGGGACAACAAACTATCCCTCCCCCTGTAGATCTTCTGGTATGCCTTTTCTACTTCTTGGGCTCCCATTGCCAGTTTGAGTTTAGATACATGAAAAACCAGGTGGATACGAGCAATTTCTGGCAGCTATAGCCTGAATGCTACTAGTCCTACCTGTTTGGTCACTTGGAATGGACTGTAATACCTTGCAGACAGCTTAGGGTGTAGTCGAGTAGGCATGGATGCTTGCCTATTAGGCCTAATCTTTAACTATACCCAATCCCCATCCTTAATCACTGATGGTCTGCGTTTTTGTTGGCAAATTTAGCCATTTGGCCTTTCGCTCTTTCTAAGTGATACCTTAGTTGTTTCAGAGCTTCATCTCTTTACTGTAACTCCTATGCCATTGCTTCCACCGTTGTCTCTCCTGGCACAAACAGGCTAGGAATGGGGGAGCTCGCCCATATACCACTTCAAAGGGAGTGCATTTGGCAGACCCCTGGAAACTAGTGTTATACCAGTGGTCTGCCCATGGAAGAATACAACTCCAACTTTTGAGTTTCTATGAACTAAAACACCTTAAATAAGTCTCGAGGGTCCTACTCAAAACTTCTGTTTGGCCATCTATTTAAGGGTGATAGGTTGTCCTCCTCAGCATCTTTGTTACCTAAAATCTGAACAATTCTTTCCAAAACAAGCTCAGGAACGTAGGATCTCTATCGCTTACTATGGAAGAAGGTATGTCGTGTAGTCTTACTATGTCCCTTACAAACAGGCATGACCAGAAATTCATAATGCCCTTGGTGTGTGCGAAATGTTGTTTTGTGGATGTCTTCTTCCTTCATCCTTATTTGATGGTAACCTGCCCTTAGATCCACTTCTGAAAGAAAACATGGCCCCTTGTAGTTCATCCAACAATTCTTCTATAACAAGAATAGGGAACTTGTCTGGAATGATCGCCTTGTTCAAAGATCTGTAATTTATGCAAAACCTCCAATTGCCATCTTTTTTATCACCAAGATAACAGGGCTAGAGTACGGGCTCTTGTTGGGCCTAATTATCCCCATTCCCAGCATTTTAGCTACCTGTTTTTCTATTTCAGATTTTAAGAGGTGAGGATACCTATAGGGCCTCACGTTGATAGGGTCCACTCTGACTTTAATAGGGATCTTATGATCATGGTCTCTTCTGGGTGGTAGT
Protein-coding sequences here:
- the LOC108343005 gene encoding phosphatidylglycerophosphate phosphatase 1, chloroplastic/mitochondrial isoform X1, with translation MLLTTVAAQLPSCWYRIPNHLNVHHHAQQKRKLTTLSLANADSQISLKNLCGLSLPQTHNCSKGKESNNRSVHNSNSNQNHKHLLFLQLFPDSDTDDINNQHPRTRNHYHHQVDEQGEFKDNNRASLFTNMWWVDVKAALGQRINLEAILCSTMVMFKDPKLAMPHISVPDIRYVDWAVLHKKGFKGVVFDKDNTITAPYSLKPWPPLASSLECCKLAFGHDIAVFSNSAGLHEYDHDGSKARMLEGAIGIKVIRHRVKKPGGTAEETEKHFGCEASRLIMVGDRPFTDIVYGNRNGFLTILTEPLSLAEEPFIVKQVRKLENSFVRYWSRRGLKPLGQRLLPDPNICVREPHPSQD
- the LOC108343005 gene encoding phosphatidylglycerophosphate phosphatase 1, chloroplastic/mitochondrial isoform X3; this encodes MLLTTVAAQLPSCWYRIPNHLNVHHHAQQKRKLTTLSLANADSQISLKNLCGLSLPQTHNCSKGKESNNRSVHNSNSNQNHKHLLFLQLFPDSDTDDINNQHPRTRNHYHHQVDEQGEFKDNNRASLFTNMWWVDVKAALGQRINLEAILCSTMVMFKDPKLAMPHISVPDIRYVDWAVLHKKGFKGVVFDKDNTITAPYSLKPWPPLASSLECCKLAFGHDIAVFSNSAGLHEYDHDGSKARMLEGAIGIKVIRHSEEAREFLCKVLVQKRVEATWPEVIARSKYMCERATSFTRLISKHCLFFLPYYCP
- the LOC108343005 gene encoding phosphatidylglycerophosphate phosphatase 1, chloroplastic/mitochondrial isoform X2, which produces MLLTTVAAQLPSYSQISLKNLCGLSLPQTHNCSKGKESNNRSVHNSNSNQNHKHLLFLQLFPDSDTDDINNQHPRTRNHYHHQVDEQGEFKDNNRASLFTNMWWVDVKAALGQRINLEAILCSTMVMFKDPKLAMPHISVPDIRYVDWAVLHKKGFKGVVFDKDNTITAPYSLKPWPPLASSLECCKLAFGHDIAVFSNSAGLHEYDHDGSKARMLEGAIGIKVIRHRVKKPGGTAEETEKHFGCEASRLIMVGDRPFTDIVYGNRNGFLTILTEPLSLAEEPFIVKQVRKLENSFVRYWSRRGLKPLGQRLLPDPNICVREPHPSQD
- the LOC108343005 gene encoding phosphatidylglycerophosphate phosphatase 1, chloroplastic/mitochondrial isoform X4; amino-acid sequence: MWWVDVKAALGQRINLEAILCSTMVMFKDPKLAMPHISVPDIRYVDWAVLHKKGFKGVVFDKDNTITAPYSLKPWPPLASSLECCKLAFGHDIAVFSNSAGLHEYDHDGSKARMLEGAIGIKVIRHRVKKPGGTAEETEKHFGCEASRLIMVGDRPFTDIVYGNRNGFLTILTEPLSLAEEPFIVKQVRKLENSFVRYWSRRGLKPLGQRLLPDPNICVREPHPSQD